The following coding sequences lie in one Hydrogenophaga sp. PBL-H3 genomic window:
- a CDS encoding bifunctional riboflavin kinase/FAD synthetase, producing the protein MKIFRGLRSRLTSDPDTAPGGCALTIGNFDGVHRGHQAMLALLNNEAKHRSVPSCVMTFEPHPRDYFAALHHQPELAPARIATLRDKLQELERCGVDQCVVLPFNAKLAAQTPQAFIEDILVASLGVKYVLVGDDFRFGAKRAGDYGMLDAAANRLGFDVARMQSYEVHGLRVSSSAVRQALAAGRMDDVAALLGRPYSISGHVVHGRKLGRQLAESGPGRGDGFRTLNLRFSHWKPAASGIFAVLVHGLGPQADSAPLPGVANLGVRPSLDPDDVNGGRVLLETHCLDWPGALAESLPGGEAYGKIVRVELLHKLHDELKYASLDALTQGIARDCDDARAFFASLHTQTHRQTTRDRI; encoded by the coding sequence ATGAAAATCTTCCGCGGCTTGCGCAGCCGCCTCACCAGCGACCCCGACACAGCCCCCGGTGGCTGCGCGCTCACCATCGGCAATTTCGACGGTGTGCACCGCGGTCACCAGGCCATGCTGGCGCTGCTCAACAACGAAGCGAAGCACCGCAGCGTGCCCAGCTGCGTGATGACCTTCGAGCCGCACCCGCGCGACTACTTCGCCGCCCTGCACCACCAGCCCGAACTGGCACCGGCCCGCATCGCCACCCTGCGTGACAAGCTGCAGGAACTCGAACGCTGCGGTGTCGACCAGTGCGTGGTGCTGCCGTTCAACGCCAAGCTCGCTGCACAGACACCACAGGCCTTCATCGAAGACATCCTGGTCGCCTCGCTGGGCGTGAAATACGTGCTGGTGGGCGACGACTTCCGCTTCGGCGCCAAACGCGCCGGCGACTACGGCATGCTGGACGCCGCCGCCAACCGGCTGGGCTTTGATGTGGCCCGCATGCAAAGCTACGAGGTGCACGGCCTGCGTGTGTCCAGTTCGGCCGTGCGCCAGGCCCTGGCAGCGGGTCGCATGGACGACGTGGCGGCCCTGCTGGGCCGGCCATACAGCATCAGCGGTCATGTGGTGCACGGGCGCAAACTCGGTCGCCAACTCGCCGAAAGTGGCCCCGGCCGGGGCGACGGCTTTCGCACACTCAATCTGCGGTTTTCACACTGGAAACCTGCAGCCAGCGGCATCTTCGCGGTGCTGGTGCACGGCCTCGGCCCACAAGCCGATTCAGCGCCCCTGCCCGGTGTGGCCAACCTCGGTGTGCGGCCCTCACTGGACCCCGATGACGTGAACGGCGGGCGCGTGCTGCTCGAAACCCATTGCCTCGACTGGCCCGGCGCTCTGGCCGAGAGCCTGCCCGGCGGGGAGGCCTACGGTAAAATCGTGCGCGTGGAACTGCTGCACAAACTGCATGACGAGCTGAAGTACGCCAGTCTGGACGCCCTGACCCAGGGCATCGCGCGCGACTGCGACGACGCACGCGCCTTTTTCGCCTCGCTGCACACCCAAACCCACCGCCAGACCACGCGCGACCGAATTTAG
- a CDS encoding acyl-CoA dehydrogenase family protein, producing MDFDFSDDQSALRDAVQKWVEKAYTFERHTAIVAAGGFDRAAYNELAELGLAGLYVSEDDGGMGMGPIEGMVVMEQLGSGIVLEPLAQTLITSGVLGGYAPAELKAAWLPRIASGEALVVLAHQERKARYKLDVCATTATSSGAGWSLSGTKNVVPAADQADAFVVPAMAAGKLALFLVERTASGVSTSGHHTQDGGRASDLTLKDAPAQLVTLDGLTALEHGVDIGIAATCAEAVGVMDKTLAITVEYMNTRKQFGVAIATFQALRHRVADMKMQLELARSMSYYASLKLNAPAPERRAAMARAKVQLGTSMRFVGQQAVQLHGGIGVTDEYIVSHYFKKLTQMEMTFGDTLHHLGEVSSRMQDTAGVFA from the coding sequence ATGGACTTCGATTTTTCCGACGACCAAAGCGCGCTGCGCGACGCGGTTCAAAAGTGGGTGGAGAAGGCCTACACCTTCGAGCGCCACACCGCCATCGTGGCCGCAGGCGGCTTCGACCGCGCGGCCTACAACGAACTCGCCGAACTCGGCCTGGCCGGCCTGTATGTGAGCGAAGACGACGGCGGCATGGGCATGGGCCCCATCGAGGGCATGGTGGTGATGGAACAGCTGGGCAGTGGCATCGTGCTGGAGCCGCTGGCGCAGACCCTGATCACCTCGGGTGTGCTTGGCGGCTACGCCCCGGCCGAACTCAAGGCCGCCTGGCTGCCCCGCATCGCATCGGGCGAAGCGCTGGTGGTGCTCGCGCATCAGGAACGCAAGGCCCGCTACAAGCTCGATGTGTGCGCCACCACCGCCACCTCGTCCGGCGCGGGCTGGTCGCTCTCGGGCACCAAGAACGTGGTGCCCGCCGCGGACCAGGCCGACGCTTTCGTTGTGCCCGCCATGGCCGCCGGCAAGCTCGCCCTGTTCCTGGTGGAGCGCACCGCCTCGGGCGTGAGCACCAGTGGCCATCACACACAAGATGGCGGTCGTGCCAGTGACCTGACGTTGAAAGACGCACCAGCCCAGCTCGTCACCCTTGATGGCCTGACCGCGCTCGAACACGGTGTGGACATCGGCATCGCGGCCACCTGCGCCGAAGCCGTGGGCGTGATGGACAAGACCCTGGCCATCACGGTCGAGTACATGAACACGCGCAAACAGTTCGGCGTGGCGATTGCCACTTTCCAGGCGCTGCGTCACCGCGTGGCCGACATGAAGATGCAGCTGGAACTGGCGCGCTCCATGAGCTACTACGCCAGCCTCAAGCTCAACGCGCCGGCGCCCGAGCGCCGCGCGGCCATGGCGCGCGCCAAGGTCCAACTGGGCACGTCCATGCGCTTCGTGGGCCAGCAGGCGGTGCAACTGCACGGCGGCATCGGCGTGACCGACGAGTACATCGTGAGTCACTACTTCAAGAAGCTCACCCAGATGGAGATGACCTTCGGCGACACCCTGCACCACCTGGGTGAGGTGTCCAGCCGAATGCAGGACACGGCAGGGGTGTTCGCCTGA
- the ileS gene encoding isoleucine--tRNA ligase, with amino-acid sequence MSESTSAAPDYRSTLNLPDTPFPMRGDLPKREPGWVDNWNEGGLYKRLRDARQGAPLFVLHDGPPYANGKLHIGHALNKVLKDMIVKSRQLSGFDAQYIPGWDCHGLPIENAIEKLHGRNLSRDDMQAKSRAFATEQIGQQREDFKRLGVLGDWERPYRTMDPANEAGEIRAFKRVIERGFVYRGLKPVYWCFDCGSSLAEFEIEYADKKSETLDVAFETDDAAKLAAAFGLGALPAQKTAFAVIWTTTAWTIPANQALNAHPEFIYALVDTPMGCLVLAETLVEKCLERFGLTGTVIATAPGKALGGLNFRHPLFDVDAGYRRLSPMYLAEYVSDADGTGIVHSSPAYGLDDFNSCVAHGMSVDDILNPVQGNGAYAADFPLFGGLHIWKAVPVILEALKSAGRLMATQTITHSYPHCWRHKTPVIYRAAAQWFVRMDEGVGVFTKDKASKTLRQLALDAIEATRFYPENGRTRLRDMIANRPDWCISRQRSWGVPVPFFLHKDSGELHPRTMDILDQAADIVEKGGIEAWSRVTTEEILGPTDAPHYTKSTDILEVWFDSGSTFWHVLRGSHAHAYPNGAFHTQGPEADLYLEGHDQHRGWFHSSLLLGCALHDRAPYKGLLTHGFATDGQGRKMSKSLGNTVEPQSVTSKLGAEIVRLWVASTDYSGDLNIDDKILARVVDAYRRIRNTLRFLLANVSDFNPATDAVPLEQMLEIDRYALARAAQFQAEVLAHYAVYEFHPVVAKLQVYCSEDLGAFYLDVLKDRLYTTAPGSLARRSAQTALHQITHAMLRWMAPFLSFTAEEAWPVLAGAQNQGSIFFETFAKLPTRDEALLAKWSRIRAVRETVNKEIETVRTAGGVGSSLQATVKLTVPADDHALLASLGDDLKFVLIVSQVELQEGDARVDVIPATAAKCERCWHYRDDVGVDTSHPTLCGRCTSNLFGAGEARSVA; translated from the coding sequence ATGTCTGAATCCACCTCCGCTGCCCCCGACTACCGCAGCACCCTGAACCTGCCCGACACCCCGTTCCCCATGCGCGGTGACTTGCCCAAGCGCGAGCCGGGCTGGGTCGACAACTGGAACGAAGGCGGTCTGTACAAACGCCTGCGCGATGCGCGCCAGGGCGCACCGCTGTTCGTGCTGCACGACGGCCCGCCCTATGCCAACGGCAAGCTGCACATCGGCCATGCGCTGAACAAGGTGCTCAAGGACATGATCGTCAAGAGTCGCCAGCTCTCGGGTTTTGACGCGCAGTACATCCCCGGCTGGGACTGCCACGGTCTGCCCATCGAAAACGCGATCGAGAAGCTGCACGGCCGCAACCTGAGTCGAGACGACATGCAGGCCAAGAGCCGGGCATTCGCCACCGAGCAGATTGGCCAGCAGCGCGAAGACTTCAAGCGCCTGGGCGTGCTGGGTGACTGGGAGCGCCCTTACCGCACCATGGACCCGGCCAACGAGGCGGGTGAAATCCGCGCCTTCAAGCGCGTGATCGAGCGCGGCTTCGTCTACCGAGGCCTCAAGCCCGTTTACTGGTGCTTTGATTGCGGCTCGTCGCTGGCCGAGTTCGAGATCGAATACGCCGACAAGAAGAGCGAAACGCTGGACGTGGCCTTCGAAACCGATGACGCTGCGAAGCTCGCGGCCGCCTTCGGCCTGGGCGCCCTGCCTGCGCAGAAGACCGCCTTCGCCGTCATCTGGACCACCACCGCCTGGACCATCCCGGCCAACCAGGCGCTCAACGCCCACCCCGAGTTCATCTACGCCCTGGTTGACACGCCCATGGGCTGCCTGGTGCTGGCCGAAACCTTGGTGGAGAAATGCCTGGAGCGCTTCGGCCTCACCGGCACCGTGATCGCCACCGCGCCGGGCAAAGCACTCGGCGGTCTGAACTTCCGCCACCCGCTGTTCGACGTGGACGCTGGCTACCGCCGCCTTTCACCCATGTACCTGGCCGAGTACGTGAGCGATGCCGACGGCACCGGCATCGTGCACTCCTCGCCCGCCTACGGCCTGGACGACTTCAACTCCTGCGTGGCACATGGCATGTCGGTCGACGACATCCTCAACCCGGTGCAAGGCAATGGCGCTTACGCAGCCGACTTCCCCCTCTTTGGCGGTCTTCACATCTGGAAAGCCGTGCCGGTGATCCTGGAGGCGCTCAAGAGCGCCGGGCGCCTGATGGCCACGCAGACCATCACCCACAGCTACCCGCACTGCTGGCGCCACAAGACGCCGGTGATCTACCGCGCGGCGGCGCAGTGGTTCGTGCGCATGGACGAGGGCGTGGGCGTGTTCACAAAGGACAAGGCGTCCAAGACCTTGCGACAGCTCGCGCTCGACGCCATCGAGGCCACCCGTTTCTACCCCGAGAACGGCCGCACCCGCCTGCGCGACATGATCGCCAACCGGCCCGACTGGTGCATCAGCCGCCAGCGCAGCTGGGGCGTGCCGGTGCCGTTCTTCCTGCACAAGGACAGTGGTGAGTTGCACCCGCGCACCATGGACATCCTCGACCAGGCGGCGGACATCGTCGAGAAGGGCGGCATCGAGGCCTGGAGCCGAGTGACGACTGAGGAGATCCTGGGCCCCACCGACGCACCGCACTACACCAAGAGCACCGACATCCTGGAGGTGTGGTTCGACTCCGGTTCGACCTTCTGGCACGTGCTGCGCGGCAGCCATGCCCACGCCTATCCCAACGGCGCGTTTCACACCCAGGGCCCCGAGGCCGACCTGTACCTCGAAGGCCACGACCAGCACCGTGGCTGGTTCCACAGCTCGCTGCTGCTGGGCTGTGCGCTCCATGACCGCGCGCCTTACAAAGGCCTGCTGACCCACGGCTTCGCCACCGACGGCCAGGGCCGCAAGATGAGCAAGAGCCTGGGCAACACGGTGGAGCCGCAGAGCGTCACGAGCAAGCTCGGCGCCGAGATCGTGCGCCTGTGGGTGGCCAGCACCGACTATTCGGGCGACCTCAACATCGACGACAAGATCCTCGCCCGCGTGGTTGACGCCTACCGCCGCATCCGCAACACGCTGCGCTTCCTGCTGGCGAACGTGAGTGACTTCAACCCGGCCACGGACGCCGTGCCGCTGGAGCAGATGCTGGAGATCGACCGCTACGCCCTGGCGCGCGCGGCCCAGTTCCAGGCCGAGGTGCTGGCGCATTACGCCGTGTACGAGTTCCACCCGGTGGTGGCCAAGCTGCAGGTGTACTGCTCCGAAGACCTGGGCGCGTTCTACCTCGACGTGCTCAAGGACCGGCTCTACACCACCGCACCGGGGAGTCTTGCGCGGCGCAGCGCGCAAACCGCGCTGCACCAGATCACCCACGCCATGCTGCGCTGGATGGCGCCCTTCCTCAGCTTCACGGCCGAGGAAGCCTGGCCCGTGCTGGCCGGCGCGCAGAACCAGGGTTCGATCTTTTTCGAGACCTTTGCCAAGTTGCCCACCAGGGATGAAGCACTGTTGGCCAAGTGGTCGCGCATCCGCGCGGTGCGCGAGACGGTGAACAAGGAAATCGAGACGGTGCGCACCGCTGGCGGCGTGGGCTCGTCCCTGCAGGCCACGGTGAAGCTCACCGTACCGGCCGATGACCACGCCCTGCTGGCCTCGCTCGGCGACGACCTCAAGTTCGTGCTGATCGTCTCGCAGGTCGAGTTGCAAGAGGGTGACGCCCGGGTGGACGTGATTCCTGCCACCGCCGCCAAGTGCGAGCGCTGCTGGCACTACCGCGACGACGTGGGCGTGGACACGTCGCACCCCACGCTGTGCGGCCGCTGCACCAGCAACCTGTTCGGCGCGGGTGAAGCCCGTTCCGTGGCCTGA
- a CDS encoding YceH family protein: MTSDLQTSSTGRPRGHDFQQRPLSLTEARVLGTLMEKARTVPDSYPLTLNTLVTGCNQKSSRDPVMNLADAAVLEALDALRALNLVLESSGSRVTRYEHNFMRAVAVPEQSAVLLGMLVLRGPQTAGELRLNTERWYKFLDIASVDGFLEELQDRSDDKGGALVVKLPRAPGAREQRWAHLLCGPVDASLLVHNPASGHSAATEDELIHLTRRLATLENTVAALQDQLQNLNEQLGLSQPGQP, translated from the coding sequence ATGACCTCAGACCTGCAAACATCGTCAACCGGCCGCCCGCGCGGCCACGATTTTCAACAGCGCCCGCTCTCGCTAACCGAGGCCCGCGTACTCGGCACGCTCATGGAAAAAGCGCGCACCGTGCCCGACAGCTACCCGCTCACGCTCAACACGCTGGTGACCGGCTGCAACCAGAAGTCCAGCCGCGATCCGGTGATGAACCTGGCGGACGCCGCCGTGCTCGAAGCGCTGGACGCCCTGCGCGCCCTGAACCTGGTGCTGGAGAGCAGCGGCAGCCGCGTGACCCGCTACGAACACAACTTCATGCGCGCCGTGGCCGTACCGGAGCAATCGGCCGTGTTGCTGGGCATGCTGGTGCTGCGCGGGCCGCAGACGGCGGGAGAGCTGCGCCTGAACACCGAGCGCTGGTACAAGTTTCTCGACATCGCCTCGGTTGATGGCTTTCTGGAAGAACTGCAAGACCGCAGCGACGACAAGGGCGGCGCGTTGGTGGTGAAGCTGCCGCGGGCACCGGGCGCGCGCGAGCAGCGCTGGGCGCACCTGCTCTGCGGGCCGGTGGATGCGTCTTTGCTGGTCCACAACCCAGCATCCGGCCACAGCGCGGCCACCGAAGACGAGCTGATCCACCTCACGCGCCGTTTGGCCACGCTGGAAAACACCGTGGCCGCGCTGCAGGATCAGCTTCAAAATCTGAACGAACAACTCGGCTTGTCGCAGCCCGGACAGCCATAA
- a CDS encoding alpha/beta fold hydrolase, translated as MTTRRHLLALVASSLLLGACATAPQGADQQPIVFVHGNGDSASIWQSTVWRFESNGWPRERLHAIDLPYPLARDEDGKAQPGRSSTAEHMTFLKSEVEKVMKATGARQVVLVANSRGGNAVRNYIQNGGGDKTVSHAVLGGTPNHGVWATKGFREANEFSGTGPFLSALNAPKNAAGDEVTGPVKWMTIRSDNNDKFAQPDGLWIGAKGTPTNVTFEGPALKGANNVVLPRADHRETSFSPAAFDATHRFITGQAPATLAPTPQAPVVLNGKITGLGLVPTDPASGSYSNNLPLPGAQLMVYATDPATGERKGAAVHSKTVGVDGLWGPFTAQAGVPYEFVISAPGYATTHIYRSPFPRGSELIHLRAERVPAADKDAKSTATFTRPRGYFDAERDKMAFDGKALPGVPPTGAGVSSSKIKLMEDGVRAIAAEFNGEKITGRTWPVADNHVVILELSY; from the coding sequence ATGACCACCCGCCGCCACCTCCTTGCACTGGTCGCCAGCAGTTTGCTGCTGGGCGCCTGCGCCACCGCGCCGCAAGGTGCCGACCAGCAGCCGATTGTCTTCGTGCACGGCAACGGCGACTCGGCTTCCATCTGGCAGAGCACGGTATGGCGCTTCGAGTCCAACGGCTGGCCACGCGAACGCCTGCATGCGATCGACCTGCCCTACCCGCTGGCGCGTGACGAAGACGGCAAGGCACAACCTGGCCGCTCTTCCACCGCCGAGCACATGACGTTCCTGAAATCCGAGGTGGAGAAGGTGATGAAGGCCACGGGTGCCAGGCAGGTGGTGCTGGTCGCCAACTCGCGCGGTGGCAACGCGGTGCGCAACTACATCCAGAACGGCGGCGGCGACAAGACCGTGAGCCACGCGGTGCTGGGCGGCACACCCAACCACGGTGTGTGGGCCACCAAGGGCTTTCGCGAAGCCAACGAATTCTCGGGCACAGGGCCTTTTCTGAGCGCACTGAACGCGCCGAAAAACGCCGCGGGCGACGAGGTCACCGGCCCGGTGAAGTGGATGACCATCCGCTCGGACAACAACGACAAGTTCGCCCAGCCCGACGGCCTGTGGATCGGCGCCAAGGGCACGCCGACCAACGTGACATTCGAAGGCCCGGCGCTCAAGGGAGCCAACAACGTGGTGCTGCCGCGCGCGGACCACCGCGAGACATCGTTCTCGCCAGCGGCCTTTGACGCCACCCACCGCTTCATCACCGGCCAAGCGCCCGCCACGCTGGCCCCGACGCCGCAAGCGCCAGTGGTGCTCAACGGCAAGATCACCGGCCTGGGCCTCGTGCCCACCGACCCGGCCAGCGGCAGCTACTCGAACAACCTGCCACTCCCAGGCGCGCAGCTGATGGTCTACGCCACCGACCCCGCCACTGGCGAACGCAAGGGCGCAGCGGTGCACAGCAAAACCGTGGGCGTCGACGGCCTGTGGGGTCCGTTCACCGCGCAAGCCGGCGTGCCCTACGAGTTCGTGATCAGCGCGCCGGGTTACGCCACCACGCACATCTACCGCAGCCCGTTCCCGCGCGGCAGTGAGCTGATCCACCTGCGCGCCGAGCGCGTCCCGGCGGCTGACAAGGATGCGAAATCCACCGCCACCTTCACGCGGCCGCGCGGCTATTTCGACGCCGAGCGCGACAAGATGGCGTTTGACGGCAAGGCCCTGCCGGGCGTGCCACCCACGGGCGCGGGCGTATCGAGCTCGAAGATCAAGCTGATGGAAGACGGCGTGCGAGCGATTGCAGCGGAGTTCAATGGCGAAAAGATCACCGGACGCACCTGGCCGGTGGCCGACAACCATGTCGTCATCCTCGAACTGAGCTACTGA
- a CDS encoding HNH endonuclease: MKVLKLSAQGLPQSWITLEEAVLHYAADEVRWEMGAEIAVFHGGHNALTGRQSIINVNSIIGTQGVPRINPFDLRPTLTNSKLFARDRNVCAYCGEHFVEEELTREHIVPLGQNGRDLWMNVVTACKSCNHRKGNRTPEQAHMGLLYAPYVPSLWEDFILRNRRILADQMEFLMSHLPKTSRLHA; this comes from the coding sequence TTGAAGGTCTTGAAGCTCTCAGCCCAGGGTCTGCCACAGTCGTGGATCACCCTTGAAGAAGCCGTGCTGCACTACGCCGCGGACGAAGTGCGCTGGGAGATGGGTGCCGAAATCGCGGTGTTTCACGGCGGACACAACGCACTTACCGGGCGCCAGTCCATCATCAACGTCAACTCCATCATCGGCACCCAGGGCGTGCCGCGCATCAACCCGTTCGACCTGCGCCCCACGCTGACCAACAGCAAGCTGTTTGCGCGCGACCGCAACGTGTGTGCTTACTGCGGCGAACATTTTGTCGAGGAAGAACTGACCCGCGAGCACATCGTGCCGTTGGGCCAGAACGGGCGCGATCTGTGGATGAACGTGGTGACGGCGTGCAAGTCGTGCAACCACCGCAAGGGCAACCGCACGCCGGAGCAAGCCCACATGGGGCTGCTGTATGCGCCGTATGTGCCCAGCCTGTGGGAAGACTTCATCCTGCGCAACCGCCGCATCCTGGCGGACCAGATGGAGTTTTTGATGTCGCACCTGCCCAAGACCTCGCGTCTGCACGCCTGA
- the purN gene encoding phosphoribosylglycinamide formyltransferase: protein MSGVNKNIVILISGSGSNMAAIVETSLQQRWQARLGARVVAVVSNKAGAQGLAWAQEQGIATASLDHTAYASREAFDAALMAEIDRHEPTLVVLAGFMRILTPGFVQHYEGRLVNIHPSLLPAFPGLKTHQRAIEMGCRVAGASVHRVTSELDHGEILEQAVVPVLPGDTAESLAARVLTQEHVIYPRALERLLSA from the coding sequence ATGTCTGGCGTGAACAAAAACATCGTGATTCTGATCTCCGGAAGCGGCTCCAACATGGCCGCCATCGTGGAGACATCCCTCCAACAACGCTGGCAAGCCCGGTTGGGCGCGCGGGTTGTGGCCGTGGTCAGCAACAAGGCCGGTGCGCAGGGGCTGGCCTGGGCCCAAGAGCAGGGCATCGCAACGGCCTCGCTGGACCACACCGCCTACGCCAGCCGCGAGGCCTTTGACGCCGCGCTCATGGCCGAGATCGATCGCCATGAACCCACCCTGGTGGTGCTGGCCGGCTTCATGCGCATCCTCACGCCCGGCTTCGTGCAGCACTACGAGGGGCGCCTCGTCAACATCCACCCCAGCCTGCTGCCCGCGTTCCCCGGCCTGAAGACACACCAGCGCGCGATCGAGATGGGCTGTCGCGTCGCGGGCGCCAGCGTGCACCGCGTGACGTCCGAGCTGGACCACGGCGAAATCCTGGAGCAGGCGGTGGTGCCGGTGCTGCCGGGCGACACGGCCGAATCGCTGGCCGCGCGGGTGCTGACGCAGGAGCACGTCATTTACCCGCGGGCTTTGGAGCGGTTGCTCTCGGCTTGA
- a CDS encoding acyl-CoA dehydrogenase family protein produces MDLAFTPEEQAFREEIRGWVKANLPAEIAHKVHNALRLTRDDMQRWAKILGKKGWLGWGWPKEFGGPGWNAVQKHLFEEECALAGAPRVVPFGPVMVAPVIMAFGNKAQQERFLPGIASGEVWWSQGYSEPGSGSDLASVKCRAERQGDKYIVNGQKTWTTLGQYGEWIFCLVRTSTEGKPQTGISFLLIDMKTPGVSVRPIKLLDGECEVNEVWFDNVEVPAENLIGEENKGWTYAKHLLSHERTNIADVNRAKRELERLKRIAKAEGVWDDLRFRDQIALLEVDVVALEMMVLRVLSAEKSGKNSLDIAGLLKIKGSEIQQRYSELMMLAAGPYSLPFIEEAMEAGWQGSFPGGVNANAPLASTYFNMRKTTIYGGSNEVQRNIVAQTVLG; encoded by the coding sequence ATGGATTTGGCATTCACGCCCGAAGAGCAGGCGTTTCGCGAGGAGATCCGCGGCTGGGTCAAGGCCAACCTGCCCGCCGAGATCGCCCACAAGGTTCACAACGCGCTGCGCCTGACGCGCGACGACATGCAGCGCTGGGCCAAGATCCTCGGCAAGAAGGGCTGGCTCGGCTGGGGCTGGCCCAAAGAGTTCGGCGGCCCGGGCTGGAACGCGGTGCAGAAGCACCTGTTCGAAGAGGAATGCGCCCTGGCCGGCGCACCGCGCGTGGTGCCCTTCGGCCCCGTCATGGTGGCGCCGGTGATCATGGCCTTCGGCAACAAGGCACAGCAAGAGCGCTTCCTGCCGGGCATCGCCAGCGGTGAAGTCTGGTGGAGCCAGGGCTACAGCGAACCGGGCTCGGGCTCGGACCTGGCCTCGGTGAAATGCCGCGCCGAGCGCCAGGGCGACAAGTACATCGTCAACGGCCAGAAAACCTGGACCACGCTCGGCCAGTACGGCGAGTGGATCTTCTGCCTGGTGCGCACCAGCACCGAGGGCAAGCCGCAAACCGGCATCTCCTTCTTGCTGATCGACATGAAAACACCCGGCGTCTCGGTGCGCCCGATCAAACTGCTCGACGGCGAGTGCGAGGTCAATGAAGTGTGGTTCGACAACGTCGAAGTGCCAGCCGAGAACCTGATCGGTGAAGAGAACAAGGGCTGGACCTACGCCAAGCACCTGCTGAGCCACGAGCGCACCAACATCGCCGACGTGAACCGCGCCAAGCGCGAGCTGGAGCGCTTGAAGCGCATCGCCAAGGCCGAAGGCGTGTGGGACGACCTGCGTTTCCGCGACCAGATCGCCCTGCTAGAAGTCGACGTGGTCGCGCTTGAGATGATGGTGCTGCGCGTGCTGTCGGCCGAAAAATCGGGCAAGAATTCGCTCGACATCGCCGGCCTGCTCAAGATCAAGGGCAGCGAGATCCAGCAGCGCTACAGCGAGCTCATGATGCTGGCCGCCGGCCCCTACAGCCTGCCCTTCATCGAAGAAGCCATGGAAGCCGGCTGGCAGGGCAGCTTCCCCGGTGGCGTCAACGCCAACGCGCCGCTCGCATCGACCTACTTCAACATGCGCAAGACCACCATCTACGGTGGCAGCAACGAAGTGCAACGCAACATCGTCGCGCAAACCGTGCTCGGCTGA